Genomic DNA from Fusarium keratoplasticum isolate Fu6.1 chromosome 2, whole genome shotgun sequence:
CTCAGGCCATTGAGAAGCGACTGAACCGCCTTACGATCCTCCTGTCGCTCCTCACGCTCTCGCTGAAGCTGGTTCGACAGGAGTGCATGGTTGCGCTGCAGCTCGCTCAGAGCCGTCAACAAGTCCTCAATCTGGCCGTGCAGGTTACGCTCGTCAAGGTTCTTGTGAGCGATCATGGACTTGGTGCCGACTGGAGTCGACTCGCGCACGATACCTCCATCCTCGGTATTGGAAGAATCCCTCGAGACAGTGGTGGCGTCTGTCGACGTCGAGCTGGTGACGCTTGCTGAGCTGGCCTCCATGGAGTTTAGTGTTGATGCGAGACTCTGCTTCGAGGCACTGCGGCGCAGCATGCTTAGCGGCCTTGCGGGCGCCGTGTGTCCTGGGCTCAGGTTGGTCGACTTGGGTGACAGGCTGGTTGTGGAGGTTGCCCAGATACGACCCAGGAACCGGCTAGCTGCAGTGGTTATCTCGGATCCCCGAACAGGGTTGGCGGTGGCCGTCTTGGATTCCCGGTAGCTttgctccagctgctgcaTGTTTTCCCTTGTCACAACGCTTGTCAAACCGACAAAGTCCTGGACAAACTCATCGGCGTTGTAGTGGTAGCAATCCCAAAGGCCACGGGacagaagaagctgcatcacatcctccatctcagtGCAAGCCAATAGTCGCGCCTCATTCTTCCGCATTAGGGATAGCGCGACTCTCATCAATGTCTCTGAAGCGCCCTCGGCAAAGATAACATCGTAGATGCGGAACAGCATCGGCAAGGGGCAGGTCACGGCGAAGAAGCTCAGAAACCATTGAGAGACATAGGCAGGGTCCACCTggaggtcgtcgaggtgATTCGACAGCACCGGCAGGCTCTGCCTCAGCAGCTCCTTGAACTGGTAGATGCGGACGTGGAGGCCAGAGAGATCAGGGAGGAAGCATGCCCTCAGGTCATATCGCTCCATGAGGCTTGGATTGTTTGTCAGTGATTGCCGGCTTGGCACGGGAGGGAAGGGAGGGATATTGGGGGCTGATTCCTTACCGGACCAGAACACAAAAGGCCTGCTTGTCGGGCATGTGCATCAGCAATGGGCCGACCAGAAAGGCGAGCCCCTGGCAATAACCGATCTTGGTGTCGTAGAGACTGAAGCACTTGAGGACGCGGCCAAGCATACGCTGACCGTCGCCCTCAGGGTCGCGGAACATGTCTACTCCTGGGAAGCTTCGGCCCAGGTCCTTGCCAATGATAATCTCATAAGGGCTAGATTCACCGCAGAAGCGGTCATACTGTTCCTCCAACGCGGCGTCCCGGGCCCCGGACATGCTCTGCCATACCACCCCACGCAGCGGCGGCGGGATGCCCTTGCGGATCTTATTTGAGAGGAGCGTCGGTAGCCGGGCGGCTGTCTGCTGATAATCCTTGACCAGGGCGGCGTAGAACTCGAGGTCTGTCATGGGAGGCGGAGGGAGCATCGAGTACCGCAAAGCAGGGGGCGTCGGTCCCTGGACCATCTGTCGAAGCTGGGCCATGGAGGGCGGGCGAGGTTTGCTGACCGCACTGCGCTCCGCAGTGGCGCGGTCTACGGCTTGGACTTTGACGCTCTTTGGGTTCGTAGCCAGCTTTGCATTCTCCTGTTCAAGCCGGGCCAACAACAGTGCCGTCGACTGTGGCGGTCAGTTTCTGCTCTCCAAGTTCAAGTTGCTGTAATAACTCACGTTATCCgtctcttcatctttggtCTGCTCATCTTCTGTCTTCTCCAGTTGCTCCCAGTTCACCTCTTCCTGGTCATCCGAAACGTGACCATCGTCAGCAAGCTCCTCCCGCAGGGATCGGGTCGTAAGGATGGGTGGTGGCATGGTCGGTGAGGATTCACGAGGGGTTCCCGTGTTTGCTGCCTCTTCCTTACTCGGAGTCTTGACAccttcgtcttcttcgtcgacTTCTTCGATCGTGTCGGTCCGCTTCAGGCTGGG
This window encodes:
- a CDS encoding Rab-GAP TBC domain-containing protein, which encodes MDADVPKSGHESLPSTAPTERTSMMSRDPGPETPKMAHDSMVTVRLSEPESIVLDSPVATTGLDTNQSTPTKVPASDEVSVCETPEPSLKRTDTIEEVDEEDEGVKTPSKEEAANTGTPRESSPTMPPPILTTRSLREELADDGHVSDDQEEVNWEQLEKTEDEQTKDEETDNSTALLLARLEQENAKLATNPKSVKVQAVDRATAERSAVSKPRPPSMAQLRQMVQGPTPPALRYSMLPPPPMTDLEFYAALVKDYQQTAARLPTLLSNKIRKGIPPPLRGVVWQSMSGARDAALEEQYDRFCGESSPYEIIIGKDLGRSFPGVDMFRDPEGDGQRMLGRVLKCFSLYDTKIGYCQGLAFLVGPLLMHMPDKQAFCVLVRLMERYDLRACFLPDLSGLHVRIYQFKELLRQSLPVLSNHLDDLQVDPAYVSQWFLSFFAVTCPLPMLFRIYDVIFAEGASETLMRVALSLMRKNEARLLACTEMEDVMQLLLSRGLWDCYHYNADEFVQDFVGLTSVVTRENMQQLEQSYRESKTATANPVRGSEITTAASRFLGRIWATSTTSLSPKSTNLSPGHTAPARPLSMLRRSASKQSLASTLNSMEASSASVTSSTSTDATTVSRDSSNTEDGGIVRESTPVGTKSMIAHKNLDERNLHGQIEDLLTALSELQRNHALLSNQLQREREERQEDRKAVQSLLNGLRRKASHDSSSTESSGPRVTVSSVDNKEQDPEDETDETKEPKEPKTPVSEEKDQSKQEKTQEDSPSTQDLENLLDMVERRFQTEEEKRRSSMLISKAQLREELSHAKDQLAGAMSQSQEYSRQIHDLNQEMSTIKEQLRESHAHVRTLHQDKQRLEKQMHGLKSRVSASSAHESSRDPEADRSSKASGVGLREFKLGRSKSTPSQSESEPAPTSKFNKRISSLPRGHEAVPMVTTTAPGPSPSEHEALLVELVQAKTAEAVAKQEAEEARQKLEALRRSHGLGRVESSHGSSASQSGSGGVFGLLTGHGMGHGVASANEPPAAKPALANSGSPAASGGGFWGWRR